The Cohnella abietis genome has a segment encoding these proteins:
- a CDS encoding regulatory protein RecX, with the protein MEMSVVGAEVIAIEVHPKKPHMYRVILKLEFDESQDEEMGGIETDLDVVQEGQLTVVWADEVDALIAGAQAAGKSSGAGETLVTIHEDTLVSWRLLKGRRLTAEEYEVLKLDEQKEEAYRSSLMMLERKARTTAELSKALKRKGYAPEVVEGCLQRLQSRRMLDDTAYAKRFTEQRAVGQRKGRMLIKQELMQRGVRREDAEEAIGELDEQIEHNSALALARKKWPNIKGIDRERRQKLMTMLLRRGFSLGIVKTAVQQAILELEEEAVDTDYEEGGLFESEYMED; encoded by the coding sequence ATGGAAATGTCTGTGGTCGGAGCTGAAGTGATAGCGATTGAGGTGCATCCTAAGAAGCCTCATATGTATCGTGTAATATTGAAGCTGGAATTTGATGAATCACAAGATGAGGAAATGGGGGGAATTGAGACTGATTTAGATGTCGTGCAGGAAGGGCAGCTTACCGTGGTTTGGGCGGATGAGGTGGATGCTCTTATTGCAGGTGCTCAAGCTGCTGGGAAGAGTAGCGGAGCGGGAGAGACTTTAGTAACTATTCATGAGGATACGCTTGTTAGCTGGCGACTACTTAAAGGTCGGCGGTTGACGGCTGAGGAATATGAAGTATTAAAGCTAGATGAGCAGAAGGAAGAGGCTTATCGGTCATCGTTGATGATGTTGGAACGCAAAGCGAGGACAACGGCGGAATTGTCCAAGGCGTTAAAGCGCAAAGGATACGCCCCAGAGGTCGTAGAAGGTTGTTTACAGCGTCTGCAATCCCGGAGGATGTTAGATGATACCGCCTATGCAAAACGCTTCACGGAGCAGCGTGCAGTGGGACAGCGTAAGGGTCGTATGCTGATTAAGCAGGAGCTTATGCAGCGTGGAGTAAGACGTGAGGATGCAGAGGAAGCAATCGGAGAGTTAGATGAGCAAATTGAGCACAATTCGGCACTCGCATTAGCGCGAAAAAAATGGCCTAATATTAAAGGAATTGACAGGGAACGAAGGCAAAAGCTGATGACGATGCTTCTGCGCAGGGGATTCTCTTTAGGGATTGTTAAAACCGCGGTACAGCAGGCCATTTTGGAGTTGGAAGAGGAAGCTGTGGACACTGATTATGAAGAGGGTGGGCTATTCGAATCGGAATATATGGAAGATTAA
- the recA gene encoding recombinase RecA, producing MSDRRAALDMALRQIEKQFGKGSVMKLGENAQLAVETVSSGVLALDIALGIGGYPRGRIIEVYGPESSGKTTVSLHAIAEVQRAGGTAAFIDAEHALDPAYARSLGVNIDELLLSQPDTGEQALEIAEALVRSGAVDIIVVDSVAALVPKAEIEGDMGDSFVGLQARLMSQAMRKLSGAVSKSKCLAIFINQLREKIGVMFGNPETTPGGRALKFYASIRLDVRRVEAIKQGNDVVGNRTKIKVVKNKVAPPFKQADVDIMYGEGISKVGSIIDIGAEQDIIQKSGAWFSYNSERLGQGRENAKQYLKDNPEISEKIEKQIREALLSSSIVAQAGSLAADNVDDDSEFEEEN from the coding sequence TTGTCAGATCGTCGCGCCGCATTAGACATGGCTTTGCGCCAGATTGAAAAGCAGTTCGGTAAGGGTTCGGTAATGAAACTTGGAGAGAATGCACAGCTCGCTGTTGAAACGGTTTCCAGCGGAGTTCTCGCGTTGGATATTGCTCTTGGCATAGGCGGATACCCACGTGGGCGTATTATAGAAGTGTATGGACCAGAATCATCAGGTAAAACGACAGTTTCCCTTCATGCGATTGCTGAAGTTCAGCGCGCTGGTGGTACTGCAGCATTTATTGATGCAGAGCATGCTCTTGACCCGGCATATGCCAGGAGTCTTGGCGTCAATATTGATGAGCTATTGCTATCTCAACCGGATACAGGTGAGCAAGCCTTAGAAATCGCTGAAGCCCTCGTTCGTAGTGGAGCAGTCGATATTATCGTTGTTGACTCTGTAGCAGCATTGGTTCCTAAAGCGGAAATCGAAGGAGATATGGGTGATTCCTTCGTTGGTTTGCAGGCACGTCTAATGTCACAAGCTATGCGGAAGCTTTCTGGAGCTGTTAGCAAGTCCAAATGTCTTGCAATCTTTATTAATCAGCTTCGTGAGAAGATTGGCGTTATGTTCGGTAATCCAGAGACGACTCCGGGTGGACGAGCTCTGAAATTCTACGCAAGCATACGTCTCGATGTTCGTCGTGTTGAAGCTATTAAGCAAGGCAATGATGTGGTCGGTAACCGGACTAAGATCAAAGTCGTGAAAAATAAAGTAGCGCCGCCGTTCAAACAAGCGGACGTTGATATTATGTATGGTGAAGGCATTTCCAAAGTAGGTAGCATCATTGATATTGGTGCTGAGCAGGATATTATTCAGAAGAGCGGGGCATGGTTCTCTTATAATAGCGAGCGTCTCGGTCAAGGTCGCGAGAACGCGAAGCAATATTTGAAGGATAACCCAGAGATTTCTGAAAAAATTGAGAAGCAAATTCGTGAAGCCCTTCTGAGCTCCTCGATAGTAGCTCAAGCAGGTTCATTAGCAGCAGATAATGTTGATGATGATAGTGAATTTGAAGAAGAAAACTAA